A section of the Virgibacillus sp. NKC19-3 genome encodes:
- the ybeY gene encoding rRNA maturation RNase YbeY, whose protein sequence is MYIDFHDSTNSVPTDYIDLLHRLLLFSAEQEGVSKEAEISVNFVDDKEIQELNRNYRQQDRPTDVISFALEDTVEGELDIIGEDIPLVLGDIVISVDKAKEQAIEYNHSLEREVGFLTVHGFLHLLGYDHQEQQEETIMFQKQEDILRKFGIER, encoded by the coding sequence ATGTATATTGACTTTCATGATTCAACCAATTCTGTTCCTACCGATTATATTGATTTATTACATCGTCTACTTTTATTTTCAGCTGAGCAAGAGGGAGTTTCCAAGGAAGCTGAAATATCAGTGAATTTCGTGGATGATAAAGAGATCCAAGAGTTGAATCGTAATTATAGGCAGCAGGACCGGCCAACAGATGTTATTTCCTTTGCTTTGGAGGATACGGTCGAAGGGGAATTAGATATTATCGGTGAAGATATTCCATTAGTTTTAGGAGATATTGTTATCTCTGTTGATAAAGCGAAGGAACAGGCCATAGAATATAACCACTCCTTGGAGCGGGAAGTGGGTTTTTTAACCGTACATGGATTTCTTCACTTATTGGGATATGATCATCAAGAACAGCAAGAGGAAACAATTATGTTTCAAAAACAGGAAGATATATTGAGGAAGTTTGGCATTGAAAGGTAG
- a CDS encoding diacylglycerol kinase family protein has protein sequence MKGRKKPLGFSFAWNGIREVIRTERNFQIHLTVTLFVVIAGFFFRLSNIEWGILVLVIGLVLVTEMTNSVIEKMMDYIKPDMHPTARVIKDVAAGAVLMAALIAVIIGLLLFLPKLYMLF, from the coding sequence TTGAAAGGTAGAAAAAAGCCGCTTGGATTTTCCTTCGCTTGGAATGGGATACGTGAAGTTATCAGAACAGAACGGAATTTTCAAATTCATCTCACTGTTACGCTCTTTGTTGTAATAGCAGGTTTTTTCTTTCGATTGTCAAATATTGAATGGGGAATTCTTGTTCTGGTTATCGGTTTGGTGTTAGTTACGGAAATGACAAATAGTGTTATTGAAAAAATGATGGATTATATAAAACCAGATATGCATCCAACTGCACGTGTGATTAAAGATGTAGCTGCAGGGGCCGTTTTAATGGCAGCACTGATTGCAGTTATTATAGGACTATTGCTATTTCTTCCAAAACTTTATATGCTATTTTAG